From the Fibrobacter sp. UWB11 genome, one window contains:
- the feoB gene encoding ferrous iron transport protein B: MRTIALLGQPNSGKSTLFNALTGSHQHVGNWPGKTVERAEGFFTQGEELYRVVDLPGSYGLTANSAEEVVTRTYIEHGYADIVCIIVDASQLERSLYMLADFAGVKSPVMLVLNMMDVAEQKGKKIDVQKIEKLLNIPVLGFTASDLEGYSKFFEILKRAVEKPAKISSTKIREIALANVSDGRESSPILKLEKLLDYLDFGNREKFWIVSKLLENDVLVCAEVKAAINPELWREIQNVLEAEGSNGGLITGEAKYRFISETLREVASANEKTIKLSRFDKIATHRIWGKFVAFFILVITLAVSMMIAVPIIMGCFGLQGGAEPFVNRVCESLGWWPSVASFINSVIIGGLSVTVAMMSFVFAILVTFGLMEDTGYLARSSYVFDSWLSRLGLHGKAFMPLVSGLACTGGAVCGTRVLDTRGQRLFAMVLLWSIPCGSKVAVVLFLASVFFGSAAPLFGLVYVAMIFASFWLSSKLFGNKLMPVNERVGMIMELPPYHKPHWKILLKTVARNVWAVFKKAIAVIWFVSLLFWLISYSKDGNVEHSVLYTIGNAIEPFTQIFGMRWQLFISYIGGIFSKEASLGVMSVVFSSTTDAFSLVARNAAGANLGEMMRAVVTIPEALAFIFASMFNIPCVLAMGTTYRETHSLKWMLAIAGYYFAISLGLAFIVYRIALWVL; the protein is encoded by the coding sequence ATGAGAACGATTGCTTTGCTGGGACAGCCGAATTCCGGCAAGTCCACTCTTTTTAATGCATTGACGGGTTCGCATCAGCATGTCGGTAACTGGCCCGGAAAAACGGTGGAAAGGGCGGAAGGCTTTTTTACGCAGGGCGAAGAACTTTACCGCGTTGTCGATTTGCCGGGTAGCTATGGGCTTACGGCAAACTCTGCCGAAGAAGTTGTGACGCGTACTTACATTGAGCATGGTTATGCCGACATTGTCTGCATTATCGTTGACGCGTCGCAGCTGGAACGCAGCCTTTACATGCTTGCAGATTTTGCGGGCGTGAAAAGCCCGGTGATGCTTGTGCTCAACATGATGGATGTGGCCGAGCAGAAGGGCAAAAAGATTGACGTCCAGAAAATCGAAAAGCTTTTGAACATTCCGGTGCTTGGCTTTACCGCATCGGATTTAGAAGGCTATTCGAAATTCTTTGAAATTTTGAAAAGGGCGGTTGAAAAACCTGCTAAAATTTCATCGACAAAAATTCGTGAAATAGCTTTGGCGAATGTATCGGATGGTCGCGAATCCTCGCCAATCTTGAAACTCGAAAAGCTGCTTGATTACCTAGACTTCGGTAATCGTGAAAAGTTCTGGATTGTGTCAAAGCTCTTGGAAAATGATGTGCTTGTCTGTGCAGAAGTTAAAGCAGCGATCAATCCGGAACTTTGGCGAGAGATTCAGAATGTCCTTGAGGCAGAAGGCTCGAATGGCGGGCTTATCACGGGCGAAGCGAAGTACCGCTTTATTTCGGAAACGCTCCGCGAAGTCGCTTCGGCTAACGAAAAAACAATAAAACTTTCCAGATTTGATAAGATTGCAACGCATCGCATTTGGGGAAAGTTTGTCGCGTTCTTCATTTTGGTGATTACACTTGCGGTAAGCATGATGATCGCAGTTCCGATTATTATGGGTTGCTTTGGCCTTCAGGGGGGTGCGGAACCGTTTGTGAATCGTGTCTGTGAATCGCTTGGCTGGTGGCCCTCTGTAGCGTCGTTTATCAATAGCGTTATCATTGGCGGTCTATCTGTGACTGTCGCCATGATGAGCTTTGTCTTTGCGATTCTCGTGACATTTGGCTTGATGGAAGATACGGGCTACTTGGCGAGATCTTCGTATGTGTTTGATTCGTGGCTTTCACGGCTTGGATTGCATGGCAAGGCGTTTATGCCTTTGGTATCGGGGCTTGCTTGCACGGGCGGCGCCGTTTGCGGTACGCGCGTGCTAGATACACGTGGACAGCGCTTGTTTGCGATGGTGCTTTTGTGGTCGATCCCGTGCGGCTCAAAAGTTGCCGTAGTGCTTTTCCTTGCTTCCGTTTTCTTTGGCTCGGCGGCTCCGCTGTTTGGCTTGGTTTATGTAGCGATGATTTTTGCATCGTTCTGGCTCTCGTCTAAACTTTTTGGAAACAAGCTGATGCCGGTGAATGAACGCGTGGGCATGATTATGGAACTCCCGCCGTACCACAAGCCGCATTGGAAAATTTTGCTCAAGACGGTTGCTCGCAATGTCTGGGCGGTTTTCAAGAAGGCGATTGCAGTTATTTGGTTTGTGTCCCTCTTGTTCTGGCTTATTTCGTATTCGAAAGATGGAAATGTGGAACATAGCGTACTTTACACCATTGGCAATGCGATTGAACCGTTTACGCAGATTTTCGGTATGCGCTGGCAACTGTTTATTTCGTATATCGGCGGAATCTTTAGCAAGGAAGCGTCGCTTGGCGTGATGAGCGTTGTCTTCTCGAGTACAACGGATGCGTTCTCGCTTGTTGCCCGTAATGCGGCGGGTGCAAATCTTGGCGAAATGATGCGTGCCGTGGTGACCATCCCGGAAGCTCTTGCATTTATTTTTGCATCGATGTTCAATATCCCTTGTGTACTTGCAATGGGTACAACGTATCGTGAAACGCATTCCCTTAAGTGGATGCTTGCGATTGCGGGTTACTACTTTGCAATTTCGCTCGGCTTGGCGTTTATAGTTTACCGTATTGCGCTGTGGGTGCTTTAG
- a CDS encoding FeoA family protein — translation MCLSELQENQKGLIQKINGDSRFVSRVVSMGLPPSSPFLVLQNDGRSPILVYSHDTMIAINRKECMQIDVEKA, via the coding sequence ATGTGTTTGTCTGAATTGCAGGAAAATCAAAAAGGTTTGATTCAAAAGATTAACGGGGATTCCCGTTTTGTTTCCCGTGTCGTGTCAATGGGACTTCCTCCGAGCAGTCCGTTTTTAGTGCTGCAAAATGATGGACGTTCACCGATTCTTGTGTATTCGCACGATACGATGATTGCGATTAACCGCAAAGAATGTATGCAGATTGACGTGGAGAAGGCATGA
- a CDS encoding TonB-dependent siderophore receptor, whose protein sequence is MNIRKFATVFAAFAAFAVVSAYAQDDEVTSFEDFDEPVAESNATDAPNGGASEVNAAGASTSSEDVTKLDLLSVETESEAEQAAIAKQVETVSTIDAAELQNTSKSVSKAINSASGVKVRKSGGMGSEGKINIRGMEGKNIKVLVNGVPVETQGNLGLDDIPIDQIADIEVYKGYIPARFATDGAGGAINIVTKKRPTNSVDASYSFSSFNTHKVSVSASHLIDSIAGATSLEIGVSGYFNHSDNDYEFTAPYMKSSTGADTSVVRDHDHYTSYNVQAFANLMNAWFDQISLGASFGTFDKQIQGIENRIKESTSEGYNFGASFGLDKKNFFAKNLNFGDYFSFGFAENKIIDTSRVHCRNWFSCDTAQKNVGELVSMGLPRLRTVQVYDFNNLLNFDYLFIKDQKIYWNTLIKYHKENPEDDYGAKMAQFNTAGLPGEVFSITTGLSLENNFFESRLQNLLGFKFHYMKAEISNMPTSLLIEPAVESNDYNDFSYDESLMFKVAKPLSVKASYQHAVRLPTPEELFGDGIRVSAATSLKPEQADNFNFGISVDLQELPLVTRLRFDGDVFYSYYKDKIHYMGSAQMSTPYFNMNPIRAWGYEGDVKLDVNEWFLLGTNWTFQDLRNMKYTAKQGVPKKAIVPNIPRFFMNYLAEFHIGDLFGKEDFLKVWWSANYTDEYFYGWKISSRQNRKIEASFTQDVGVEYSIWDNKLGWSFEVDNITDSESYDKFGESKPGRSFATKIRYSFR, encoded by the coding sequence ATGAATATTCGTAAGTTTGCTACTGTTTTTGCCGCTTTTGCGGCATTTGCCGTTGTTTCTGCTTATGCGCAGGATGACGAAGTTACTTCGTTCGAAGATTTTGATGAACCCGTCGCGGAAAGCAATGCGACTGATGCTCCCAATGGTGGCGCTTCTGAAGTAAATGCTGCGGGCGCTTCCACAAGTTCCGAAGACGTGACAAAGCTGGATTTACTCTCGGTCGAGACGGAATCTGAAGCGGAGCAGGCGGCCATTGCAAAACAGGTTGAAACAGTCTCTACGATTGATGCCGCAGAATTGCAAAATACGAGCAAGAGCGTTTCTAAGGCGATTAATTCTGCGTCTGGCGTGAAAGTGCGTAAGTCTGGCGGAATGGGTAGCGAAGGCAAAATCAATATCCGCGGCATGGAAGGCAAGAACATCAAGGTGCTTGTCAACGGCGTTCCTGTCGAAACGCAGGGAAATTTGGGACTTGACGATATTCCTATTGACCAGATTGCAGATATCGAAGTTTATAAGGGCTATATTCCGGCGCGTTTTGCGACAGACGGCGCGGGCGGTGCCATTAACATTGTGACTAAAAAACGCCCGACAAATTCTGTAGACGCTTCTTACAGTTTTTCGAGCTTCAATACGCACAAAGTGTCAGTTTCCGCAAGTCATTTGATTGATAGCATTGCGGGTGCTACAAGCCTTGAAATTGGCGTGTCTGGTTACTTTAACCATTCCGATAACGATTACGAATTTACAGCTCCATACATGAAGAGCTCTACTGGCGCGGATACGAGTGTTGTTCGTGATCATGACCATTACACCTCTTACAATGTGCAGGCTTTTGCGAATTTGATGAACGCCTGGTTTGACCAGATTTCACTCGGTGCAAGCTTTGGCACGTTTGACAAGCAGATTCAGGGGATTGAAAATCGCATTAAGGAATCAACCTCCGAAGGCTATAATTTCGGTGCTTCTTTTGGACTAGACAAGAAAAATTTCTTTGCGAAAAACTTGAATTTCGGTGATTATTTTTCGTTCGGTTTTGCAGAAAATAAAATCATCGATACGAGCCGAGTCCATTGCCGCAACTGGTTTAGCTGCGATACGGCGCAAAAGAATGTGGGCGAACTCGTGTCTATGGGACTTCCGAGATTGCGCACGGTGCAGGTGTATGATTTCAATAACTTGCTGAATTTTGATTACCTGTTTATTAAGGATCAAAAGATTTATTGGAATACACTCATCAAGTACCACAAGGAAAATCCTGAGGACGACTACGGCGCAAAAATGGCCCAGTTTAACACGGCGGGGCTTCCGGGAGAAGTTTTCTCGATAACGACGGGACTTTCTCTTGAAAATAATTTCTTTGAATCTCGCCTCCAAAATCTTCTCGGTTTCAAGTTCCATTACATGAAGGCTGAAATTTCCAATATGCCGACGAGCCTTCTGATTGAACCTGCGGTGGAATCGAATGATTACAATGATTTCAGTTACGATGAAAGTTTGATGTTCAAGGTGGCAAAGCCACTTTCTGTGAAGGCTTCGTATCAGCATGCTGTGCGCTTGCCGACTCCTGAAGAACTCTTTGGCGACGGCATTCGCGTGAGCGCGGCGACAAGCCTCAAGCCTGAACAGGCTGATAACTTCAACTTTGGAATTTCTGTAGACTTGCAGGAATTGCCGCTTGTGACAAGGCTCCGCTTTGATGGTGATGTGTTTTATTCGTACTACAAGGATAAAATCCATTACATGGGTTCGGCACAGATGTCTACGCCTTACTTTAACATGAATCCGATTCGTGCCTGGGGTTACGAAGGTGATGTGAAGTTGGATGTCAATGAATGGTTTTTGCTCGGGACAAACTGGACTTTCCAGGACTTGCGTAACATGAAATATACGGCAAAACAGGGCGTTCCCAAGAAGGCGATTGTGCCTAACATTCCGCGATTCTTTATGAACTATCTTGCGGAATTCCATATTGGCGATTTGTTTGGCAAAGAAGACTTCTTGAAAGTCTGGTGGTCTGCAAATTATACGGATGAATATTTCTACGGCTGGAAAATTAGCTCCCGCCAGAATCGTAAAATTGAAGCCTCGTTCACGCAGGACGTGGGCGTTGAATATTCCATTTGGGATAATAAACTGGGCTGGAGCTTTGAAGTCGATAACATCACGGATAGCGAATCGTACGATAAGTTTGGTGAAAGTAAACCGGGTAGGAGTTTTGCAACAAAGATTCGCTACAGTTTTAGATAG